From a single Gimesia fumaroli genomic region:
- a CDS encoding THUMP domain-containing class I SAM-dependent RNA methyltransferase, producing the protein MSEPLTLVATSAFGLEAVVSRELKQLGYEDQTVENGRVTFQGDLEAICRCNLWLRSADRVMICLGEFTALDFDDLFDETRDLEWERWMPPSARFPVRASAVRSKINSAKNSQKMVKKAIAERLKDHYIKDWFPEDGPLYSVNAAILKDKASICVDTTGSSLHKRGYRKLTAGAQLKETLAAGLIQLSYWNRERAFVDPCCGSGTIPIEAALIGTNTAPGINREFACEGWQQFPAELWKEARDEARDLERNDLAFRLQGYDIDPAMIRMARYHAQQAGMEDFIHFQDQPLSEFSTPRKYGCIITNPPYGERLGEKEDAEVIYREMKRVFKPLDTWSIYVLTSHPGFERIYGQKARRRKLYNGGIECTYYQFPGPPPPRKKSPWDKAKAAEEDETGEETPDAEATVPQPADAEPAQAESATMEPADVEPNVEQSADEKESS; encoded by the coding sequence ATGTCTGAGCCGCTCACACTCGTTGCCACCTCTGCCTTTGGCCTGGAAGCGGTGGTTTCGCGCGAATTGAAACAACTGGGATACGAGGATCAGACCGTCGAAAACGGTCGCGTTACCTTTCAAGGTGATCTCGAAGCGATCTGCCGCTGCAATCTCTGGCTTCGTAGTGCCGACCGTGTAATGATCTGTCTCGGTGAATTCACGGCTCTCGACTTCGATGACCTGTTCGACGAAACCCGCGATCTCGAATGGGAACGCTGGATGCCCCCTTCGGCCCGGTTCCCTGTGCGTGCGTCCGCCGTTCGTTCCAAGATTAACAGCGCCAAAAACTCACAGAAGATGGTCAAAAAGGCAATCGCCGAACGCTTGAAAGATCATTACATCAAAGACTGGTTCCCTGAAGACGGCCCCCTGTATTCGGTCAACGCGGCCATTCTGAAAGACAAAGCGTCGATCTGCGTCGACACTACCGGCTCCAGTCTGCACAAACGCGGCTATCGTAAACTGACCGCCGGTGCGCAATTGAAAGAGACACTGGCAGCCGGCCTGATCCAACTCAGCTACTGGAACCGGGAGCGGGCGTTTGTCGATCCCTGTTGCGGTTCGGGAACGATCCCCATTGAAGCCGCCTTGATCGGTACGAATACGGCGCCGGGCATCAATCGCGAATTTGCCTGCGAAGGCTGGCAGCAGTTTCCTGCGGAACTATGGAAAGAGGCTCGCGACGAAGCCCGCGACCTGGAACGCAATGATCTTGCATTTCGTTTGCAAGGCTACGACATTGATCCCGCGATGATTCGTATGGCCCGCTATCACGCACAACAGGCGGGCATGGAGGACTTCATTCATTTTCAGGATCAGCCTCTCTCCGAATTCAGCACGCCCCGCAAATATGGCTGCATCATTACCAACCCTCCCTATGGCGAACGCCTGGGAGAGAAAGAAGACGCCGAAGTCATCTACCGCGAAATGAAACGCGTGTTTAAGCCCCTGGATACCTGGTCGATTTATGTATTGACCTCGCATCCCGGCTTCGAACGCATTTACGGACAAAAGGCCCGCCGCCGCAAGCTGTATAACGGCGGCATCGAATGCACCTACTATCAATTCCCGGGTCCCCCCCCGCCACGGAAGAAGTCGCCCTGGGACAAAGCCAAAGCTGCGGAAGAAGATGAGACGGGCGAAGAAACGCCAGACGCTGAAGCGACGGTTCCCCAACCCGCTGATGCAGAACCGGCACAAGCGGAGTCGGCAACCATGGAGCCGGCTGACGTCGAACCAAACGTCGAACAGTCTGCAGACGAAAAAGAATCGTCTTGA